The genomic interval CGACGCCACGGTCAAAGCCATCGTTGCCACCTGGAACACCGACACCACCACGACGAACGAGGACGCCCTCACCGTCAACGACGGCATCAACCTCGGCTTCGACCCTGTCGAAAAAGCGGCGTACGTATGGACCGACGACCCCAACAGCCGATTCGCCAGCCGCGCTTCGCAGTCCAACCTCAAAGGTGCCGCCGAGAAGGCCCTCTGCGGCAAACTCACCGCCGAGTTCAAGAGCAACAAAACCTGGAACTACACCCACTGGGCCGTCGCCGTCTTCGACCCCTACACCGGAACACGCCAGTTCATCGGCTCAGGCACCTGCACTCCGTAAGCCTCTCGACGACGGCTCAACTTCATGAGGAGCGGATCGGCGACCTCCAGCGAAGAAAGGCGCCCACCCTGACGAGGAGGCCCAAGGGCTGCTGTCGGTCAGGAGGTCGGCCGCTGGGGCGCATTCCCTCTTTCCTCTGGTCTCCGCCACCGCCGAAAGGCAGATCCATGCAGCGACCATTGGTCCCCAGAGCTGGTCCCCAAGTCAACCTCGCCGAGCTTTCGGCCCAGTCCCTCTCTGTCAGCCTTGGGTGAGACATCCCGCTTTGTCGGGTTAGCCTGAGAGGGCACGACAGGAGAACCACCCCCTCATGACCAGCACCACGCCCGCCGGATCCGACCCGGCGCCCCGGCCGAAGCGCCGCACTTTCAGCCCCGAGTACAAGCTGCGGATCGTGGCCGAGTACGACGCCGCCCCGAAGAACGAGAAGGGCGCAGTCCTGCGCCGCGAGCGCCTGTACCACTCGCACGTCAAGGAATGGCGGGCCGCGCGGGATGCCGGGGCCCTGGAGAAGCTGGTCGACCAGCGCACCAGTCCGGCGAGGCCGAAGAAGCCTGCCGCCGAGGCGGAGAACGAGAAACTGCGCCGCCAGGTAGAACGGCTGGAGAAGGAACTGGCCCGGAACAAGGCCGCGTTGGAAGTCATGGGAAAAGCTTCCGCGCTCTTGGAAATGATCTCCGAGAGCGCGGACTGAACGCTGCCGCCGAACCGGTGCTCGACGACGCGTTCACCGGTGTCCAGGGCGAACTGGGCATCACGGCCGCGTGCCGGCTGACCGGCCGCTCCCGGGCCACCCACTACCGCCGGCTGCGGCCCCCGACCGAGCGAAAACCCAGAAAACCGCAGGTCCAGCCCTCATCCCTCACACCCGATGAGCGGGCGGCGGTCCTGGAGATGATGAACAGCGACGAGTACGCCGAGATGCCGCCCGCGCAGATCTGGGCCCGCGAGCTGGATGCCGGGCGTTACCACTGTTCCGTCTCCACGATGTACCGGATCCTGCGCGAGAAGGGGCAGTCCGGCGAGCGCCGCCGCCAGGCCACCCACCCGGCGAAGACGGTGCCCGAGCTGGTCGCCACCGGGCCCTCGCAGGTGTTCACCTGGGACATCACCAAGGCGGCCGGACCGGCCAAGGGCATCTGGTATCACGCCTACGTCATCATCGACATCTTCAGCCGCTACGTCGTCGGCCACACCGTCGAGCGGGCCGAATCAGCGCTGCGGGCCGAGGAGTTGATCCGCGAGACCATCACACGCAACGGCATCGTGCCCGAGACCGTCCACGCGGACCGCGGCACCTCGATGACGAGCAAGAAGGTCTCCCAGATGCTGATCGACCTCGGCGTCACCCGGTCGCACTCGCGGCCGAAGACCTCCAACGACAACCCCTACAGCGAGGCCCACTTCAAGACCACGAAGTACATGTCCGACTACCCCGAACGGTTCGACTCGCTGGCCCATGCCCGTGAGTGGTTCGAGGCGTTCATCGCGTACTACAACCACGAGCACCGGCATTCGGGCATCGGCTGGCACACACCGGCCAGCGTGCATTTCGGCACCGCCGAGGAGGTCCGCGACCAGCGTGCCGTCACCCTCGCCGAGGCCTACGCCTGCCACCCCGAACGCTTCGGCCGCCGCCCCCGACCACCCCGGATACCTCAGCAGGCATGGATCAACGACCCGGCCAAACGCAGAGAGTCCGCACCACAAACCTCATAGCGTCACGACCGTCTCACTGGACTTGAAATCTTCCGAGTTGGAGGAGACGCTTGTGTCATCGCCGACGGGGCATCCGCGACGCACGTCCGAGGACCGTCGCCTGGTCAGGAGGCGGGTTCGCCAGGGGCGGTCACGGTGTGAGATCTCGCGACTCGCCGCCTGAGCTCGCGGATGGTGTTCTGCCATTGCCAGGAATCACTGCCGCACCACTCTGCTTCATCATCCGCGTGCCAGGCCGCCAGTTCGTCCAGGCGAGCGATCACCGTGGAGATCTCGGTGTCGGGAATTCCGCTCCCGCCGTCGAGTCGCCCTTTCATACCGTGCAGTTGGTGAGCTGCACGGTAGTAGGACAGTTGGGTGTCGGTGAGCCTGCGCATGGCGTAGCCGCCGCACTTGCTGCACCAGTCGAAGTCGGTGCGCGCCATGAGGTCGGCGACCGTGAGGAGGTCGTCGCCGGCCACGACCGCGCGTTCGTGTGCGTGCCGGCACAGCGGCGAGTGGCCCTTGCCCTCGATCAGAGGGCTGGCGTTGGTGGTGTAGAGCTGGACTGCGGCCAAGGGTCCCAGAGGGAGGCCGCTGCCGCTTCGCCAACGGTCGCTGCCGGGCTGCCGGAAAGGTGCGAGGCTGAGGCGGTCCTCGGTGAGCAGGCCGTGCCATACGGCCACTGGCAGCCCGCCAGGCTGTCCGGCGTCCAGGCTTCGTAGGTCGTGCGCGCCGCGCGCCAGGGCGAGCAGGCGAAGATTCAGGTTCCGGTCTTCGGTGGCATACGTCTGGCGGAGGGTCCGGCGTGTGCCCTCGGCGAGACCCAGTCCTTCGCCGAAATTCGGATCGTGGACGTCCTGGCCGCGACCGGGCAGCTGGGCCTCACGCGCTTCCGGCTCGGGACTCTGTTCCAGCTCCTGCAGGCCGAGCACGCTTCCGGGCAGGTCACGGGCCCCTGCGATGAGGACGCCCAGCCACCCCTTGGCCAGCCGCTTCTCGATGCTGTCCGGAGGCAGTACTTCCGCTCCCCCGCTCGCAGAGAAGACAAGGTAGAGCTCGTCGGCAGCGGGCCCAAGTGTGTGCAGCGCACGGATGTGATCGAGGGTGACCGGACGCCGGTCGAAGACCGGGGTGTCATCGAAGACACCCGGCCGGACGATGCCCGGCTGCCTTCCCGAACTGCGGTCAGGTTCGGGCAGATCCGGCGCCGCGGCGGCTGGACTGCACGGAAGGCTGCTCACCGGGCTCAGTAGCCGTTCGGCGACGAGATCAGGCACTTCCAGGGTGAGGACGCCGCTCCCCCAGTCGGCATCAACGGTCCACGTGAGCAGCACACCGAGCGTCCACGTATCCAGCCCGTCCAGGAAATCCCGGGCACCGTGACGCGGCATGGCGTCGGATGCTTCCGGCATCTGTGTCGTCAGCCGGCATCTCGGTGCCCGGTCGGCCGGCGTCGCTGCCGCCTGGGCCTGTTCCTCCCAGGAGGCGATCAGGCGCGCTGCCTCGGCTCGGGCCTCGTCGTAGCCCTTCCGATTGCTGCGAATGCCTCGCACGATGTCGTACGAGAGGTATGCACGCGTCCCCGGACCTTCCCAGGGCCGCTCGGCCGCGCTCTGCC from Streptomyces sp. NBC_01288 carries:
- a CDS encoding IS3 family transposase, translating into MLDDAFTGVQGELGITAACRLTGRSRATHYRRLRPPTERKPRKPQVQPSSLTPDERAAVLEMMNSDEYAEMPPAQIWARELDAGRYHCSVSTMYRILREKGQSGERRRQATHPAKTVPELVATGPSQVFTWDITKAAGPAKGIWYHAYVIIDIFSRYVVGHTVERAESALRAEELIRETITRNGIVPETVHADRGTSMTSKKVSQMLIDLGVTRSHSRPKTSNDNPYSEAHFKTTKYMSDYPERFDSLAHAREWFEAFIAYYNHEHRHSGIGWHTPASVHFGTAEEVRDQRAVTLAEAYACHPERFGRRPRPPRIPQQAWINDPAKRRESAPQTS